In Oryza glaberrima chromosome 8, OglaRS2, whole genome shotgun sequence, the following are encoded in one genomic region:
- the LOC127782905 gene encoding uncharacterized protein At1g66480-like, with amino-acid sequence MGNAIAGGRRRTARVMTVDGTTYKYRPPASAAAALRDHPGYQVLESEEVRRLGMRARPLDADAPLKPGKLYFLVEFPRLARAPRRTWSGALVHVGGAGERLESMMLSRRSASDVAASPVSSVEAGEGGAVRLRMRLPKAEVARLVKESRDAAEAAEKIMQLCVDRDHSSAPATPVLRRPPPLALPLPAALVSSDKKKVADKKQKKARFMTDVPDEIIGF; translated from the exons ggcggacggcgagggTGATGACGGTGGACGGGACGACGTACAAGTAcaggccgccggcgtcggcggcggcggcgctgcgcgacCACCCGGGCTACCAGGTCCTGGAGTCGGAGGAGGTCAGGCGCCTCGGGATGCGCGCGCGGCcgctcgacgccgacgcgccGCTCAAGCCCGGCAAGCTCTACTTCCTCGTCGAGTTcccccgcctcgcccgcgcgccgcggcggacgTGGTCGGGCGCGCTTGTCCatgtcggcggcgccggggagagGTTGGAGAGCATGATGCTGTCGCGGCGGTCGGCGTCGGACgtggcggcgtcgccggtgtcgtcggtggaggccggcgagggcggcgcggtgcggctGCGGATGCGGCTGCCCAaggcggaggtggcgcggcTTGTGAAGGAGagccgcgacgccgccgaggccgccgagaAGATCATGCAGCTCTGCGTCGACAGGGACCACagctccgcgccggccacccccgtcctccgccgcccgccgccgctggcgctgccgctgccggcggcgctcGTCTCGTCGGACAAGAAGAAGGTCGCCGACAAGAAGCAG AAGAAGGCGAGGTTTATGACTGACGTACCTGACGAGATCATCGGCTTCTGA